The Streptomyces tendae genome has a window encoding:
- a CDS encoding branched-chain amino acid aminotransferase: MTTPTIELKPSAHPLSDAEREAILANPGFGRHFTDHMVAVKWTEGRGWHDGQLVPYAPISLDPATTVLHYAQEIFEGLKAYRQPDGSVATFRPEKNAERFRRSAARLAMPELPVETFIEACDALVAQDQAWVPAHGGEESLYLRPFMIATEVGLGVKPANEYLFLVIASPAGAYFPGGVKPVSIWVSEDRVRAVPGGMGDAKTGGNYAASLLAQAEAAAKGCDQVCYLDAVEHQWVEELGGMNLYFVYGNKIVTPALTGSILEGVTRDSLLDVARDLGYEAVEERVSVEQWQRDSENGSLTEVFACGTAAVITPVGTVKRASGEWQQSGGEPGEVTVRLRQALLDIQRGTVEDKHGWMHKLA, translated from the coding sequence ATGACGACGCCCACGATCGAGCTCAAGCCCTCGGCCCACCCGCTCTCCGACGCGGAGCGCGAGGCGATCCTGGCCAACCCCGGCTTCGGCCGCCACTTCACCGACCACATGGTGGCGGTCAAGTGGACCGAGGGCCGCGGCTGGCACGACGGCCAGCTCGTCCCGTACGCGCCGATCTCCCTCGACCCGGCGACCACCGTGCTGCACTACGCGCAGGAGATCTTCGAGGGCCTCAAGGCCTACCGGCAGCCCGACGGGTCCGTCGCCACCTTCCGCCCCGAGAAGAACGCCGAACGCTTCCGGCGCTCCGCCGCGCGCCTGGCCATGCCGGAGCTGCCCGTCGAGACCTTCATCGAGGCGTGCGACGCGCTGGTCGCCCAGGACCAGGCGTGGGTCCCGGCGCACGGCGGCGAGGAGTCGCTGTACCTGCGGCCCTTCATGATCGCCACCGAGGTCGGGCTGGGCGTGAAGCCGGCCAACGAGTACCTGTTCCTGGTGATCGCCTCCCCGGCCGGCGCCTACTTCCCGGGGGGCGTGAAACCGGTGTCCATCTGGGTCTCCGAGGACCGCGTCCGCGCCGTCCCCGGCGGCATGGGCGACGCCAAGACCGGCGGCAACTACGCGGCCTCCCTGCTCGCGCAGGCCGAGGCGGCGGCCAAGGGCTGCGATCAGGTCTGCTACCTCGACGCCGTCGAGCACCAGTGGGTCGAGGAGCTGGGCGGCATGAACCTGTACTTCGTGTACGGGAACAAGATCGTCACGCCGGCCCTCACCGGGTCGATCCTGGAGGGCGTCACCCGTGACTCCCTGCTGGACGTCGCCCGCGACCTCGGCTACGAGGCGGTCGAGGAGCGCGTCTCCGTCGAGCAGTGGCAGCGCGACTCCGAGAACGGCAGCCTCACCGAGGTGTTCGCCTGCGGTACGGCCGCCGTCATCACGCCGGTCGGCACGGTGAAGCGCGCGAGCGGGGAGTGGCAGCAGAGCGGCGGCGAGCCCGGCGAGGTCACCGTCCGCCTCCGCCAGGCCCTCCTCGACATCCAGCGCGGCACGGTGGAGGACAAGCACGGCTGGATGCACAAGCTGGCGTGA
- a CDS encoding 3-isopropylmalate dehydrogenase, whose translation MSRSIDLAVIPGDGIGQEVVAEGLKVLSAVLPQDVKLETKEFDFGARRYHATGETLTDADLDALKRHDAILLGAIGDPSVPSGVLERGFLLKLRFAFDHHVNLRPSKLLPGVATPLAGQPEIDFVVVREGTEGPYTGNGGTIRKGTPHEVATEVSVNTAFGVERVVRDAFARAQARPRKKLTLVHKNNVLTFAGHLWTNVFNKVAEEYPDVTTDYIHVDAATIYLVTDPARFDVIVTDNLFGDIITDLAAAVSGGIGVAASGNINPGREFPSMFEPVHGSAPDIAGQGKADPTATVLSVALLLRHLGHDAEAARIEDAVSADLAERGGLPARSTSEIGDALAARVAG comes from the coding sequence ATGTCTCGCAGCATCGATCTCGCAGTGATCCCCGGTGACGGCATCGGCCAGGAGGTCGTGGCCGAAGGCCTGAAGGTCCTCTCCGCCGTCCTTCCGCAGGATGTGAAGCTGGAGACCAAGGAGTTCGACTTCGGCGCCCGGCGCTACCACGCCACCGGTGAGACCCTCACCGACGCCGACCTCGACGCGCTCAAGCGGCACGACGCGATCCTGCTCGGCGCCATCGGCGACCCGAGCGTCCCTTCCGGGGTCCTCGAGCGGGGCTTCCTGCTCAAGCTCCGCTTCGCCTTCGACCACCACGTCAACCTGCGGCCGTCGAAGCTCCTCCCGGGCGTCGCCACGCCCCTCGCCGGACAGCCCGAGATCGACTTCGTGGTCGTCCGCGAGGGCACCGAGGGCCCCTACACGGGCAACGGCGGCACCATCCGCAAGGGCACCCCGCACGAGGTGGCCACCGAGGTCTCCGTCAACACGGCCTTCGGTGTCGAGCGTGTCGTCCGTGACGCCTTCGCCCGCGCCCAGGCCCGCCCGCGCAAGAAGCTGACGCTGGTCCACAAGAACAACGTGCTCACCTTCGCCGGCCACCTGTGGACGAACGTCTTCAACAAGGTGGCCGAGGAGTACCCGGACGTCACCACCGACTACATCCACGTCGACGCCGCCACCATCTACCTGGTCACCGACCCGGCCCGGTTCGACGTCATCGTCACCGACAACCTCTTCGGCGACATCATCACCGACCTCGCCGCGGCCGTCTCCGGCGGCATCGGTGTCGCGGCCTCCGGCAACATCAACCCGGGCCGTGAGTTCCCGTCCATGTTCGAGCCCGTGCACGGCTCGGCCCCGGACATCGCGGGCCAGGGCAAGGCGGACCCCACCGCCACGGTCCTGTCCGTCGCGCTCCTGCTGCGCCACCTGGGCCACGACGCCGAGGCCGCCCGCATCGAGGACGCCGTCTCCGCCGACCTCGCGGAGCGCGGTGGCCTGCCCGCCCGCAGCACCTCGGAGATCGGCGACGCGCTCGCCGCACGAGTAGCCGGCTGA
- the pruA gene encoding L-glutamate gamma-semialdehyde dehydrogenase — MDAVTQVPTPVNEPVHGYAPGTPERARLEAKLKELADNPVDLPCTIGGEKRMGGGERFDVVQPHNHKARLGTYANATQQDAQDAIDAALAAAPAWRAMSFDDRAAIILRAAELLAGPWRETIAASTMLGQSKTAQQAEIDSPCELVDFWRFNVHYARGILAEQPPANSPGVWNRLDHRPLEGFVYAITPFNFSAIAANLPTAPALMGNVVVWKPSPTQTHAAVLLMQLLEEAGLPKGVINLVTGDGLAVSEVALAHRDLAGIHFTGSTKTFQHLWKTVGQNIEKYRTYPRLVGETGGKDFVVAHPSADPAILKTALTRGAFEYQGQKCSATSRAYIPASIWNSGFKEEFAAEVDGITMGDVTDLSNFIGAVIDERSFAKNKAAIDRAQEDPACTIVAGGSYDDSVGYFVRPTVIECADPENEVFRTEYFGPILAVHVYEDDKYDEMLTQMESVSDYALTGSVISNDRAAAAYTMEKLRYAAGNFYINDKSTGAVVGQQPFGGGRASGTNDKAGAPQNLMRWTLTRAIKETLVPPTDYTYPHMG; from the coding sequence ATGGACGCTGTGACCCAGGTCCCCACCCCCGTCAACGAGCCGGTGCACGGCTACGCCCCCGGCACCCCCGAGCGGGCCCGGCTGGAGGCCAAGCTCAAGGAGCTGGCCGACAACCCGGTCGACCTGCCCTGCACCATCGGCGGTGAGAAGCGGATGGGCGGCGGCGAGCGCTTCGACGTCGTGCAGCCGCACAACCACAAGGCCCGCCTCGGCACCTACGCCAACGCCACCCAGCAGGACGCCCAGGACGCCATCGACGCGGCCCTCGCCGCCGCCCCCGCCTGGCGCGCGATGTCCTTCGACGACCGCGCGGCCATCATCCTGCGCGCCGCCGAACTGCTGGCCGGCCCCTGGCGCGAGACCATCGCCGCCTCCACCATGCTGGGTCAGTCCAAGACCGCCCAGCAGGCCGAGATCGACAGCCCCTGCGAGCTGGTCGACTTCTGGCGCTTCAACGTCCACTACGCGCGCGGCATCCTCGCCGAGCAGCCCCCGGCCAACTCCCCGGGCGTGTGGAACCGCCTCGACCACCGGCCGCTGGAGGGCTTCGTCTACGCGATCACGCCCTTCAACTTCAGCGCCATCGCGGCCAACCTGCCCACCGCGCCCGCGCTGATGGGCAACGTCGTGGTGTGGAAGCCGTCCCCGACGCAGACCCACGCCGCCGTGCTGCTGATGCAGCTGCTGGAGGAGGCCGGACTGCCCAAGGGCGTCATCAACCTCGTCACCGGCGACGGCCTCGCCGTGTCGGAGGTGGCCCTCGCCCACCGCGACCTGGCGGGCATCCACTTCACCGGCTCGACCAAGACCTTCCAGCACCTGTGGAAGACGGTCGGCCAGAACATCGAGAAGTACCGCACCTACCCGCGTCTGGTCGGCGAGACCGGCGGCAAGGACTTCGTCGTCGCCCACCCGAGCGCCGACCCCGCGATCCTCAAGACCGCGCTGACCCGTGGCGCCTTCGAGTACCAGGGCCAGAAGTGCTCGGCCACCTCCCGCGCCTACATCCCGGCCTCGATCTGGAACTCCGGCTTCAAGGAGGAGTTCGCGGCCGAGGTGGACGGCATCACGATGGGTGACGTCACCGACCTGTCGAACTTCATCGGCGCCGTCATCGACGAGCGGTCCTTCGCCAAGAACAAGGCCGCCATCGACCGTGCCCAGGAGGACCCGGCCTGCACGATCGTCGCGGGCGGCTCCTACGACGACTCGGTGGGGTACTTCGTGCGCCCGACCGTCATCGAGTGCGCCGACCCGGAGAACGAGGTGTTCCGCACCGAGTACTTCGGCCCGATCCTCGCCGTGCACGTCTACGAGGACGACAAGTACGACGAGATGCTGACCCAGATGGAGTCGGTGTCCGACTACGCCCTCACCGGCTCGGTCATCTCCAACGACCGCGCGGCGGCGGCGTACACGATGGAGAAGCTGCGCTACGCGGCCGGCAACTTCTACATCAACGACAAGTCGACCGGTGCCGTGGTCGGTCAGCAGCCCTTCGGTGGCGGCCGTGCCTCCGGCACCAACGACAAGGCCGGTGCCCCGCAGAACCTGATGCGCTGGACGCTGACCCGCGCCATCAAGGAGACGCTGGTCCCGCCGACCGACTACACGTACCCGCACATGGGCTGA
- the cimA gene encoding citramalate synthase: MTAPSELDDSFHVFDTTLRDGAQREGINLTVADKLAIARHLDEFGVGFIEGGWPGANPRDTEFFARARQEIEFRHAQLVAFGATRRADTTADQDPQVKALLDSGAPVITLVAKSHDRHVELALRTTLDENLAMVRDTVSHLKAQGRRVFVDCEHFFDGYRANPEYAKAVVRAASEAGADVVVLCDTNGGMLPAQIQAVVATVLADTGARLGIHAQDDTGCAVANTLAAVDAGATHVQCTANGYGERVGNANLFPVVAALELKYGKKVLPDGRLREMTRISHAIAEVVNLTPSTHQPYVGVSAFAHKAGLHASAIKVDPDLYQHIDPEQVGNTMRMLVSDMAGRASIELKGKELGIDLGGDRELVGRVVERVKERELKGYTYEAADASFELLLRAEAEGRPLRYFEVESWRAIVEDRPDGTHANEATVKLWAKSERIVATAEGNGPVNALDRALRVALEKIYPQLAKLELVDYKVRILEGKHGTQSTTRVLISTSDGEGEWSTVGVAENVIAASWQALEDAYTYGLLRAQVEPA, from the coding sequence ATGACCGCACCCAGCGAGCTCGACGACTCGTTCCACGTCTTCGACACCACCCTGCGCGACGGCGCCCAGCGTGAGGGCATCAACCTCACGGTCGCCGACAAGCTGGCCATCGCACGGCACCTGGACGAGTTCGGCGTGGGCTTCATCGAGGGCGGCTGGCCCGGCGCCAACCCCCGCGACACCGAGTTCTTCGCCCGCGCCCGGCAGGAGATCGAGTTCCGCCACGCCCAGCTGGTCGCCTTCGGCGCCACCCGCCGCGCCGACACCACCGCCGACCAGGACCCGCAGGTGAAGGCGCTGCTCGACTCCGGCGCGCCGGTGATCACCCTGGTCGCGAAGTCCCACGACCGGCACGTCGAGCTCGCGCTGCGCACGACCCTCGATGAGAACCTCGCGATGGTCCGCGACACGGTCTCCCACCTCAAGGCGCAGGGCCGCCGCGTCTTCGTCGACTGCGAGCACTTCTTCGACGGGTACCGCGCCAACCCCGAGTACGCCAAAGCCGTCGTCCGCGCCGCCTCCGAGGCCGGGGCCGACGTCGTCGTCCTGTGCGACACCAACGGCGGCATGCTCCCGGCGCAGATCCAGGCCGTCGTCGCCACCGTCCTCGCCGACACCGGCGCCCGGCTCGGCATCCACGCCCAGGACGACACCGGCTGCGCGGTCGCCAACACCCTCGCCGCGGTCGACGCGGGCGCCACCCACGTGCAGTGCACCGCCAACGGCTACGGCGAGCGGGTCGGCAACGCCAACCTGTTCCCGGTCGTCGCGGCCCTGGAGCTGAAGTACGGCAAGAAGGTCCTGCCCGACGGCCGGCTGCGCGAGATGACCCGCATCTCCCACGCCATCGCCGAGGTCGTCAACCTCACCCCCTCCACCCACCAGCCCTACGTCGGTGTCTCCGCCTTCGCCCACAAGGCCGGACTGCACGCCTCCGCGATCAAGGTGGACCCCGACCTGTATCAGCACATCGACCCCGAGCAGGTCGGCAACACCATGCGGATGCTGGTCTCCGACATGGCCGGCCGCGCCTCCATCGAGCTCAAGGGCAAGGAGCTCGGCATCGACCTCGGAGGCGACCGCGAACTGGTCGGCCGGGTCGTGGAGCGGGTCAAGGAGCGCGAGCTCAAGGGCTACACCTACGAGGCCGCCGACGCCTCCTTCGAACTGCTGCTGCGCGCCGAGGCCGAGGGCAGGCCGCTGAGGTACTTCGAGGTCGAGTCGTGGCGGGCGATCGTGGAGGACCGCCCCGACGGCACCCACGCCAACGAGGCCACCGTGAAGCTGTGGGCGAAGAGCGAGCGCATCGTCGCCACCGCCGAGGGCAACGGCCCGGTCAACGCCCTCGACCGCGCCCTGCGCGTCGCCCTGGAGAAGATCTACCCCCAGCTCGCCAAGCTGGAGCTGGTCGACTACAAGGTGCGCATCCTGGAGGGCAAGCACGGCACCCAGTCCACGACCCGGGTGCTGATCTCCACCTCCGACGGGGAGGGCGAGTGGTCGACGGTGGGCGTCGCGGAGAACGTCATCGCCGCCTCCTGGCAGGCCCTGGAGGACGCCTACACCTACGGACTGCTGCGCGCCCAGGTCGAACCCGCCTGA
- the ureA gene encoding urease subunit gamma: protein MRLTPTERDRLLLFGAAELARARRARGLRLNVPEATALIADTVCEAARDGARLADAVERARSVLGPDDVLPGVADVVTEVHVEAVFDDGSRLAIVADPVGGGLGGDAPGALLPGPAHSDPEPVAALTVTNTASVPVSVTSHFHFFEANPRLDFSRADAYGMRLAVPAGSSVRFGPGETRQVGLVPIGGARVAVGFAGLVDGPLDAPGAKEEALRRAAACGYLGATVPGDHPGTAEGATP, encoded by the coding sequence GTGAGACTGACCCCGACGGAACGCGACCGGCTGCTGCTGTTCGGCGCGGCCGAGCTGGCCCGGGCCCGCCGCGCCCGGGGACTCAGGCTGAACGTCCCCGAGGCGACGGCGCTGATCGCCGACACCGTCTGCGAGGCCGCCCGGGACGGCGCGCGCCTGGCGGACGCCGTGGAGCGGGCCCGCTCGGTGCTGGGCCCGGACGACGTGCTGCCCGGGGTGGCCGACGTGGTCACCGAGGTGCACGTCGAGGCCGTCTTCGACGACGGCTCCCGGCTCGCGATCGTCGCCGACCCCGTCGGAGGCGGCCTCGGCGGGGACGCCCCGGGCGCGCTGCTCCCCGGCCCCGCCCACTCGGACCCCGAGCCGGTGGCCGCGCTGACGGTCACGAACACCGCCTCCGTGCCCGTCTCGGTCACCTCCCACTTCCACTTCTTCGAGGCCAACCCGCGCCTGGATTTCTCCCGGGCCGACGCCTATGGCATGCGGCTCGCCGTGCCCGCCGGGTCCTCCGTGCGCTTCGGGCCGGGCGAGACCCGGCAGGTCGGTCTGGTGCCGATCGGCGGGGCCCGTGTCGCCGTCGGCTTCGCCGGACTGGTCGACGGCCCGCTGGACGCGCCGGGCGCGAAGGAGGAGGCGCTGCGCCGCGCGGCCGCCTGCGGCTACCTGGGTGCCACGGTCCCCGGCGACCATCCCGGCACCGCGGAAGGAGCCACACCATGA
- a CDS encoding agmatine deiminase family protein: protein MNTPASDGFRMPAEWTPHERTWMAWPSPNPTFADPGDLAAARTAWAEVARAVRRFEPVTVVCGPGQSAQARRLLGPGIDTVERELDDAWMRDVGPTFLTDGAGRLAAVDWTFNGWGAQEWARWEHDAKIAAHVADLAGARTYATDLVNEGGGIHVDGEGTVLLTETVQLGPERNPGRSRAEVEAEIHAHLGTRKAIWLPRGLTADYPPYGFGTLGHVDIVAAFARPGVVVAHHQPDPAHPDHEVTREAIGLLRGETDARGRRLEVVEVPAPAVLEADGHWADYSYINHYLCNGGVVLCGFDDPRDEVATGIFRRLFPDRTVTQVDARTVFAGGGGIHCITQQQPRTTVR, encoded by the coding sequence ATGAACACGCCCGCCTCCGACGGCTTCCGCATGCCCGCCGAGTGGACCCCGCACGAGCGCACCTGGATGGCCTGGCCCAGCCCGAACCCCACCTTCGCCGACCCGGGCGACCTGGCCGCCGCCCGTACCGCCTGGGCCGAGGTCGCCCGTGCCGTGCGCCGCTTCGAGCCGGTCACCGTGGTGTGCGGCCCGGGGCAGTCGGCGCAGGCGCGCCGGCTGCTCGGGCCCGGCATCGACACCGTGGAGCGGGAGCTGGACGACGCCTGGATGCGGGACGTCGGACCCACCTTCCTCACCGACGGTGCGGGCCGGCTGGCCGCCGTGGACTGGACGTTCAACGGCTGGGGCGCCCAGGAGTGGGCCCGCTGGGAACACGACGCGAAGATCGCCGCACACGTCGCGGACCTCGCCGGGGCGCGGACGTACGCCACGGACCTCGTCAACGAGGGCGGCGGCATCCACGTCGACGGCGAGGGCACCGTCCTGCTCACCGAGACGGTCCAGCTCGGCCCCGAGCGCAACCCCGGCCGGAGCCGGGCCGAGGTCGAGGCGGAGATCCACGCCCACCTGGGCACCAGGAAGGCGATCTGGCTGCCGCGCGGCCTCACCGCCGACTATCCGCCGTACGGCTTCGGCACCCTGGGCCACGTCGACATCGTCGCCGCCTTCGCCCGGCCCGGTGTGGTCGTCGCCCACCACCAGCCCGACCCGGCCCACCCGGACCACGAGGTCACCCGGGAGGCCATCGGCCTGCTGCGGGGGGAGACGGACGCGCGAGGGCGTCGCCTGGAGGTCGTCGAGGTGCCCGCCCCGGCCGTACTGGAGGCGGACGGCCACTGGGCCGACTACTCCTACATCAACCACTACCTGTGCAACGGCGGTGTGGTGCTCTGCGGCTTCGACGACCCCCGCGACGAGGTCGCCACCGGCATCTTCCGCCGCCTCTTCCCCGACCGCACGGTCACCCAGGTCGACGCCCGGACGGTCTTCGCGGGCGGCGGCGGCATCCACTGCATCACCCAGCAGCAGCCGAGAACCACGGTCCGGTAG
- a CDS encoding cytosine permease, translated as MPRELRGVDTIPEAERTSGPRDLVSILLGSNLCLGVIVFGWLPPSFGLDWWSSVTSVVAGTVVGTLFTAPLALVSLRTATNLSTSSGAQFGVRGRLVGSVVGLLLALGYTALTVWIGGDVMVGVLGRLFGLPADGTAYTVVYALLAAATVAGAVYGYRVLLAMSRVLAFGMTALLVLGVIAYAPGFTTGALPEAGGYLLDGYWPTWLLAAVAAGLSGPIAFITLLGDYTRYISPARFSSRRVLRATWLGLMLGLLVPQLFGTFTAYAAHAALDYAGPLVDAAPGWYLVPLLLAASAGSVGNAGLMLYSMGLDLDAILPRASRATATYVVAVVATVCVFGGHYLSTAQDAMTSFVLLLTAVGTPWAVITLIGSVRCGGVYDADALQVFNRRARGGAYWYTAGWNIPATVSWALGSTVGLLAVSLPSYEGPLVALTGGVDGSFLLSGAAGGASYVLATRRTRETSAPVTPVRALEDERV; from the coding sequence ATGCCGAGGGAACTGCGCGGAGTCGACACCATCCCCGAGGCGGAACGCACCAGCGGGCCACGTGACCTCGTCTCGATCCTGCTGGGGTCCAACCTCTGCCTGGGCGTGATCGTCTTCGGCTGGCTGCCGCCGTCCTTCGGCCTGGACTGGTGGTCGTCGGTCACCTCGGTGGTGGCCGGCACCGTCGTCGGCACGCTGTTCACCGCGCCGCTGGCCCTGGTCTCGCTGCGCACCGCGACCAACCTGTCGACCTCCTCCGGCGCGCAGTTCGGCGTACGCGGGCGGCTGGTGGGCTCGGTCGTCGGGCTGCTGCTGGCGCTCGGCTACACCGCGCTGACCGTGTGGATCGGCGGGGACGTGATGGTGGGGGTGCTCGGGCGGCTGTTCGGGCTGCCGGCCGACGGGACGGCGTACACCGTGGTCTACGCGCTGCTCGCGGCGGCGACCGTGGCGGGCGCGGTCTACGGCTACCGGGTGCTGCTCGCCATGTCCCGGGTGCTGGCGTTCGGCATGACGGCCCTGCTGGTCCTGGGCGTGATCGCCTACGCGCCCGGCTTCACGACCGGGGCGCTGCCCGAGGCCGGGGGCTATCTGCTGGACGGCTACTGGCCGACCTGGCTGCTGGCCGCGGTGGCCGCCGGGCTGTCCGGGCCGATCGCCTTCATCACCCTGCTCGGCGACTACACCCGGTACATCTCCCCCGCCCGCTTCTCCTCCCGGCGGGTGCTGCGCGCGACCTGGCTGGGCCTGATGCTGGGACTGCTGGTGCCCCAGCTCTTCGGTACGTTCACGGCGTACGCGGCCCACGCCGCCCTCGACTACGCAGGCCCGCTGGTCGACGCGGCCCCCGGCTGGTACCTGGTGCCGCTCCTGCTGGCCGCGTCCGCGGGGTCGGTCGGCAACGCGGGGCTGATGCTGTACTCGATGGGGCTCGACCTGGACGCGATCCTGCCGCGCGCGTCACGGGCGACGGCGACGTATGTCGTCGCGGTGGTCGCGACGGTCTGCGTCTTCGGGGGGCACTACCTCTCGACCGCGCAGGACGCGATGACCTCGTTCGTCCTGCTGCTCACCGCCGTCGGCACCCCGTGGGCGGTGATCACCCTGATCGGGTCCGTGCGCTGCGGAGGTGTCTACGACGCGGACGCGCTCCAGGTCTTCAACCGCCGCGCGCGGGGCGGGGCGTACTGGTACACCGCCGGCTGGAACATCCCGGCGACGGTGTCCTGGGCCCTGGGTTCGACGGTCGGCCTCCTCGCCGTCTCCCTGCCCTCCTACGAAGGCCCGCTGGTCGCCCTGACGGGAGGGGTGGACGGGAGCTTCCTGCTGTCGGGCGCGGCGGGCGGGGCGTCGTACGTCCTGGCGACGCGCCGCACCCGGGAAACCTCGGCGCCCGTGACGCCCGTACGGGCGCTGGAGGACGAGCGGGTCTAA
- a CDS encoding TetR/AcrR family transcriptional regulator, producing MAMIAERGLEQLTMAALGREVGMSSGHLLYYFGSKDELLLRTLEWSEGRLGAERARLLARTGTARARLDAYVELYVPDGHRDPHWTLWLEVWNRSQNAAAEARDRQAAIEGAWHRDLVALLAEGVSRGEFRAVDADRYAARLRALLDGLSIHVAIGLRGTDRLQVLDHVREFLDETLLGQG from the coding sequence ATGGCGATGATCGCCGAGCGCGGTCTGGAACAGCTCACCATGGCGGCGCTCGGCCGCGAGGTCGGGATGAGCAGCGGGCACCTGCTCTACTACTTCGGCTCCAAGGACGAACTGCTGCTGCGCACCCTGGAGTGGAGCGAGGGACGCCTGGGCGCCGAGCGGGCCCGGCTGCTCGCCCGCACCGGCACCGCCCGCGCCCGCCTCGACGCGTACGTCGAGCTGTACGTGCCCGACGGGCACCGCGACCCGCACTGGACGCTGTGGCTGGAGGTGTGGAACCGCTCGCAGAACGCGGCGGCCGAGGCGCGCGACCGGCAGGCCGCGATCGAGGGCGCCTGGCACCGCGACCTGGTGGCGCTGCTCGCCGAGGGCGTCTCCCGGGGCGAGTTCCGTGCCGTCGACGCCGACCGTTACGCCGCCCGGCTGCGCGCGCTGCTCGACGGCCTGTCCATCCACGTGGCGATCGGCCTGCGTGGCACGGACCGGCTCCAGGTCCTGGACCACGTAAGGGAGTTCCTCGACGAGACGCTGCTCGGACAGGGCTGA
- a CDS encoding urease subunit alpha — translation MSRTLGRGTGEYDGLDPHAYAATHGPRAGDRLRLGDSGLVIRVESDTQRYGDEFLAGFGKTARDGLHLKAASVRETCDVVISNVVVIDAVLGVRKVSVGIREGRISAIGRAGNPDTLDGVDVVVGTGTTIVSGEGLIATAGAVDTHVHLLSPRVMEASLASGVTTVIGQEFGPVWGVGVNSPWALRHAFSAFDAWPVNIGFLGRGSSSHAAPLVEALAEGGASGFKVHEDMGAHTRALDTALRVAEEHDVQVALHSDGLNECLSVEDTLKALEGRTVHAFHIEGCGGGHVPNVLKMAGVPNVIGSSTNPTLPFGRDAVAEHHGMIVSVHDLKPDLPGDAAMARDRVRAGTMGAEDVLHDLGAIGITSSDAQGMGRAGETVRRTFAMAGKMKAELGADGDDDNERVLRYIAKLTVNPAIAHGLAHEVGSLEPGRLADIVLWRPEYFGAKPQLVLKSGFPAYGVTGDPNAATDTCEPLVLGPQFGAYGATPADLSVAFVARAAVEQGHDTLPTRRRRVAVRGTRGIGPADLLRNSRTGSVDVDPRTGLVTLDGEPLRSRPADEVSLNRLYFL, via the coding sequence ATGAGCCGCACCCTGGGCCGCGGGACCGGCGAGTACGACGGCCTCGACCCGCACGCCTACGCCGCCACCCACGGCCCCCGGGCCGGAGACCGCCTCCGCCTCGGCGACTCCGGCCTGGTGATCCGCGTCGAGTCCGACACCCAGCGGTACGGGGACGAGTTCCTCGCCGGGTTCGGCAAGACCGCCCGCGACGGACTCCACCTCAAGGCCGCCTCCGTCCGCGAGACCTGCGATGTCGTCATCAGCAACGTGGTGGTGATCGACGCCGTCCTCGGCGTCCGGAAGGTGTCCGTCGGCATCCGGGAGGGCCGGATCAGCGCGATCGGGCGCGCCGGGAACCCCGACACCCTCGACGGCGTGGACGTCGTCGTCGGCACCGGCACCACGATCGTCTCCGGCGAGGGGCTCATCGCCACCGCCGGCGCGGTCGACACCCACGTCCACCTGCTGTCGCCGCGCGTCATGGAGGCGTCCCTCGCCTCCGGGGTGACCACGGTCATCGGGCAGGAGTTCGGCCCGGTGTGGGGCGTCGGCGTCAACTCGCCCTGGGCGCTGCGCCACGCGTTCTCCGCCTTCGACGCCTGGCCGGTCAACATCGGCTTCCTCGGCCGGGGTTCGTCGTCCCACGCGGCCCCGCTGGTCGAGGCGCTCGCCGAGGGCGGCGCGTCCGGCTTCAAGGTGCACGAGGACATGGGCGCCCACACCCGCGCCCTGGACACCGCGCTGCGCGTCGCCGAGGAGCACGACGTCCAGGTGGCCCTGCACAGCGACGGCCTGAACGAGTGCCTGTCCGTGGAGGACACCCTCAAGGCGCTGGAGGGCCGCACCGTGCACGCCTTCCACATCGAGGGCTGCGGCGGCGGACACGTCCCCAACGTGCTGAAGATGGCGGGTGTGCCGAACGTCATCGGCTCCTCCACCAACCCCACCCTGCCCTTCGGCCGGGACGCGGTCGCCGAGCACCACGGCATGATCGTCTCCGTTCACGACCTCAAGCCGGACCTGCCCGGCGACGCCGCCATGGCCCGCGACCGGGTCCGTGCCGGGACCATGGGCGCCGAGGACGTGCTGCACGACCTGGGCGCCATCGGCATCACCTCCTCCGACGCCCAGGGCATGGGCCGCGCCGGGGAGACCGTCCGCCGGACCTTCGCCATGGCCGGGAAGATGAAGGCCGAGCTCGGCGCGGACGGCGACGACGACAACGAACGGGTGCTGCGCTACATCGCCAAGCTGACCGTCAACCCGGCCATCGCGCACGGCCTCGCGCACGAGGTCGGCTCCCTCGAACCGGGCAGGCTCGCCGACATCGTGCTGTGGCGCCCGGAGTACTTCGGGGCGAAGCCCCAGCTGGTGCTCAAGTCCGGCTTTCCCGCGTACGGCGTCACGGGCGACCCCAACGCGGCCACCGACACCTGCGAACCCCTCGTCCTCGGACCGCAGTTCGGCGCGTACGGTGCCACGCCCGCCGACCTGTCGGTGGCGTTCGTCGCCCGCGCCGCCGTCGAGCAGGGCCACGACACCCTGCCCACCCGGCGCCGTCGCGTCGCCGTGCGCGGCACCCGCGGCATCGGGCCCGCCGACCTGCTCCGCAACTCCCGCACCGGTTCCGTCGACGTCGACCCGCGCACCGGTCTGGTCACCCTGGACGGGGAGCCGCTGCGCTCCCGGCCCGCCGACGAGGTCTCCCTCAACCGCCTCTACTTCCTCTGA